A window from Molothrus ater isolate BHLD 08-10-18 breed brown headed cowbird chromosome 24, BPBGC_Mater_1.1, whole genome shotgun sequence encodes these proteins:
- the LOC118695599 gene encoding serine/arginine repetitive matrix protein 1 isoform X1, whose amino-acid sequence MLRARGGSGAPRERAPSSCSGPAAASEPRGGSGCPWVSLLNPEVPVPLAVSPCPGAPPAPPLSLGSPGPSAVPRAAASSPRYLRAGKEPPHAVSAARRVSVPVPVPVLVPSSPWRSAGRSGALRAAWPSRRPPGPRGRCPRARARPSRCRCPRCPRPGSARGPAGPARSGRGWARGAPGGPRSNTASSRMCPTCARWSGGCSASSATSTRESCRRSGRSAPSSSWSTCGRCRRSWHGCTSGWTCAWRSSPRSRRRRRLTGTWTSCWHTWKSSAVPYRSCTWPRARTPRTRGPDPGPVPATPGSPARAGPGPCPRHGGGGRGLMTSAGGAGAMAAAPGPRAGAEAEAEGRRRLLRSVTRLQACARGFLLRRRLRSVREEFEAVVLEIEGDLRQLRWSGRVLQRPRFGPEDAPGPVPAGFGAPGAARPAQPSPRKPSEPGEAAENKKRKNQEKPNPGGAERGGSCGNIPPPNPKNAKPPPKPPDLGCGAAENKTIPRKTREKLNPGGAERGGNIPPSAPLPRGTTPNPKNPKTTPKPPDLGCGAAESPEEEEEGALEWDSDSSELGASPGIPEELQGLPRWELQALRTQLLLELLWVQQAIASRKHFLLLKQKLGVPAHPSSIPEFLACCGEALELQQQQP is encoded by the exons ATGCTCCGGGCGCGGGGAGGGAGCGGAGCCCCCCGGGAACGGGCACCGAGCTCCTGCTCCGGTCCTGCCGCCGCCAGCGAGCCCCGGGGCGGCTCGGGGTGCCCGTGGGTGTCACTGCTTAACCCGGAGGTCCCGGTgcccctggctgtgtccccttgtccgggggctcccccagcccctccgcTGTCCCTGGGGTCCCCCGGCCCCTCCGCCGTGCCCCGGGCAGCCGCATCCTCTCCCCGTTATCTCCGTGCAGGGAAGGAGCCTCCACACGCCGTGTCCGCCGCACGCCGGGTCtcggtcccggtcccggtcccggtcctgGTGCCATCGTCCCCATGGAGGAGCGCAGGAAGAAGCGGagccctcagagctgcctggcccagccgccgcccgccggggcCCCGCGGCCGCTGCCCCCGAGCAAGAGCGCGTCCTTCGCGCTGCCGCTGCCCGCGCTGCCCTCgccccggcagcgcccgcggccccgccg GGCCAGCAAGGAGCGGGCGCGGGTGGGCGCGGGGGGCTCCCGGGGGGCCCCGCTCCAACACAGCTTCCTCACGGATGTGTCCGACGTGTGCGAGATGGAGCgggggctgctcagcctcctcAGCGACTTCCACTCGGGAAAGCTGCAGGCGTTCG GGAAGGAGTGCTCCTTCGAGCAGCTGGAGCACGTGCGGGAGATGCAGGAGAAGCTGGCACGGCTGCACTTCGGGCTGGACGTGTGCGTGGAGGAGCTCCCCGAGGAGCAGAAGAAGGCGGCGGCTGACAGGAACCTGGACCAGCTGCTGGCACAC CTGGAAGAGCTCAGCAGTTCCAT ACAGAAGCTGCACCTGGCCGAGAGCTCGGACCCCGAGGACGCGGGGCCCTGACCCCGGCCCCGTCCCCGCCACCCCCGGGAGCCCcgcgcgggccgggccgggcccctGTCCCCGCCATGGCGGCGGCGGTCGCGGTTTGATGACGTCAGCAGGCGGCGCCGGGGCCATGgcggccgcgccgggcccgcgggccggggctgaggctgaggctgaggggcggcggcggctcctgCGCTCCGTGACCCGGCTGCAG GCCTGTGCCAGGGGGTTCCTGCTGCGGAGGCGGCTGCGGAGCGTGCGGGAGGAGTTCGAGGCCGTGGTGCTGGAGATCGAGGGCGACCTGAGGCAGCTGCGCTGGAGCGGCCGCGTTCTGCAGCGGCCGCGCTTCGGCCCCGAG GACGCTCCCGGCCCTGTCCCCGCGGGATTTGGCGCTCCAGGTGCAGCCCGGCCTGCCCAG cccTCTCCAAGGAAACCCTCGGAgccaggggaggctgcagagaacaaaaaaagaaaaaaccaggaaaagccAAATCCTGGTGGAGCAGAGCggggtgggagctgtgggaacatcccccctccaaaccccaaaaacgccaaaccccccccaaagcccccagatTTGGGGTGTGGTGCTGCAGAGAACAAAACCATTCCCAGAAAAACCCGGGAGAAGCTGAATCCTGGTGGAGCAGAGCGGGGTGGGAACATccccccctcagcccccctgccccggggcacaaccccaaaccccaaaaaccccaaaaccaccccaaagcCCCCGGATTTGGGGTGTGGTGCTGCTGAAAGCCccgaggaggaagaggagggagccCTGGAgtgggacagtgacagcagcgagctgggagccagcccaG gaatcccagaggagctgcaggggctgccccgTTGGGAGCTGCAGGCCCTCAGgactcagctcctgctggagctgctgtgggtcCAACAGGCCATTGCCAGCAGGAAACAC ttcctgctgctgaagcagaagCTGGGGgttcctgcccatcccagcagcatTCCCGAGTTCCTGGCCTGCTGTGGAgaagccctggagctgcagcagcagcagccctga
- the LOC118695599 gene encoding serine/arginine repetitive matrix protein 1 isoform X2, with protein sequence MLRARGGSGAPRERAPSSCSGPAAASEPRGGSGCPWVSLLNPEVPVPLAVSPCPGAPPAPPLSLGSPGPSAVPRAAASSPRYLRAGKEPPHAVSAARRVSVPVPVPVLVPSSPWRSAGRSGALRAAWPSRRPPGPRGRCPRARARPSRCRCPRCPRPGSARGPAGPARSGRGWARGAPGGPRSNTASSRMCPTCARWSGGCSASSATSTRESCRRSGRSAPSSSWSTCGRCRRSWHGCTSGWTCAWRSSPRSRRRRRLTGTWTSCWHTWKSSAVPYRSCTWPRARTPRTRGPDPGPVPATPGSPARAGPGPCPRHGGGGRGLMTSAGGAGAMAAAPGPRAGAEAEAEGRRRLLRSVTRLQACARGFLLRRRLRSVREEFEAVVLEIEGDLRQLRWSGRVLQRPRFGPEDAPGPVPAGFGAPGAARPAQPSPRKPSEPGEAAENKKRKNQEKPNPGGAERGGSCGNIPPPNPKNAKPPPKPPDLGCGAAENKTIPRKTREKLNPGGAERGGNIPPSAPLPRGTTPNPKNPKTTPKPPDLGCGAAESPEEEEEGALEWDSDSSELGASPGIPEELQGQPPQG encoded by the exons ATGCTCCGGGCGCGGGGAGGGAGCGGAGCCCCCCGGGAACGGGCACCGAGCTCCTGCTCCGGTCCTGCCGCCGCCAGCGAGCCCCGGGGCGGCTCGGGGTGCCCGTGGGTGTCACTGCTTAACCCGGAGGTCCCGGTgcccctggctgtgtccccttgtccgggggctcccccagcccctccgcTGTCCCTGGGGTCCCCCGGCCCCTCCGCCGTGCCCCGGGCAGCCGCATCCTCTCCCCGTTATCTCCGTGCAGGGAAGGAGCCTCCACACGCCGTGTCCGCCGCACGCCGGGTCtcggtcccggtcccggtcccggtcctgGTGCCATCGTCCCCATGGAGGAGCGCAGGAAGAAGCGGagccctcagagctgcctggcccagccgccgcccgccggggcCCCGCGGCCGCTGCCCCCGAGCAAGAGCGCGTCCTTCGCGCTGCCGCTGCCCGCGCTGCCCTCgccccggcagcgcccgcggccccgccg GGCCAGCAAGGAGCGGGCGCGGGTGGGCGCGGGGGGCTCCCGGGGGGCCCCGCTCCAACACAGCTTCCTCACGGATGTGTCCGACGTGTGCGAGATGGAGCgggggctgctcagcctcctcAGCGACTTCCACTCGGGAAAGCTGCAGGCGTTCG GGAAGGAGTGCTCCTTCGAGCAGCTGGAGCACGTGCGGGAGATGCAGGAGAAGCTGGCACGGCTGCACTTCGGGCTGGACGTGTGCGTGGAGGAGCTCCCCGAGGAGCAGAAGAAGGCGGCGGCTGACAGGAACCTGGACCAGCTGCTGGCACAC CTGGAAGAGCTCAGCAGTTCCAT ACAGAAGCTGCACCTGGCCGAGAGCTCGGACCCCGAGGACGCGGGGCCCTGACCCCGGCCCCGTCCCCGCCACCCCCGGGAGCCCcgcgcgggccgggccgggcccctGTCCCCGCCATGGCGGCGGCGGTCGCGGTTTGATGACGTCAGCAGGCGGCGCCGGGGCCATGgcggccgcgccgggcccgcgggccggggctgaggctgaggctgaggggcggcggcggctcctgCGCTCCGTGACCCGGCTGCAG GCCTGTGCCAGGGGGTTCCTGCTGCGGAGGCGGCTGCGGAGCGTGCGGGAGGAGTTCGAGGCCGTGGTGCTGGAGATCGAGGGCGACCTGAGGCAGCTGCGCTGGAGCGGCCGCGTTCTGCAGCGGCCGCGCTTCGGCCCCGAG GACGCTCCCGGCCCTGTCCCCGCGGGATTTGGCGCTCCAGGTGCAGCCCGGCCTGCCCAG cccTCTCCAAGGAAACCCTCGGAgccaggggaggctgcagagaacaaaaaaagaaaaaaccaggaaaagccAAATCCTGGTGGAGCAGAGCggggtgggagctgtgggaacatcccccctccaaaccccaaaaacgccaaaccccccccaaagcccccagatTTGGGGTGTGGTGCTGCAGAGAACAAAACCATTCCCAGAAAAACCCGGGAGAAGCTGAATCCTGGTGGAGCAGAGCGGGGTGGGAACATccccccctcagcccccctgccccggggcacaaccccaaaccccaaaaaccccaaaaccaccccaaagcCCCCGGATTTGGGGTGTGGTGCTGCTGAAAGCCccgaggaggaagaggagggagccCTGGAgtgggacagtgacagcagcgagctgggagccagcccaG gaatcccagaggagctgcaggggcagcccccACAGGGctga
- the LOC118695599 gene encoding coiled-coil domain-containing protein 28B isoform X3 produces MEERRKKRSPQSCLAQPPPAGAPRPLPPSKSASFALPLPALPSPRQRPRPRRASKERARVGAGGSRGAPLQHSFLTDVSDVCEMERGLLSLLSDFHSGKLQAFGKECSFEQLEHVREMQEKLARLHFGLDVCVEELPEEQKKAAADRNLDQLLAHLEELSSSIQKLHLAESSDPEDAGP; encoded by the exons ATGGAGGAGCGCAGGAAGAAGCGGagccctcagagctgcctggcccagccgccgcccgccggggcCCCGCGGCCGCTGCCCCCGAGCAAGAGCGCGTCCTTCGCGCTGCCGCTGCCCGCGCTGCCCTCgccccggcagcgcccgcggccccgccg GGCCAGCAAGGAGCGGGCGCGGGTGGGCGCGGGGGGCTCCCGGGGGGCCCCGCTCCAACACAGCTTCCTCACGGATGTGTCCGACGTGTGCGAGATGGAGCgggggctgctcagcctcctcAGCGACTTCCACTCGGGAAAGCTGCAGGCGTTCG GGAAGGAGTGCTCCTTCGAGCAGCTGGAGCACGTGCGGGAGATGCAGGAGAAGCTGGCACGGCTGCACTTCGGGCTGGACGTGTGCGTGGAGGAGCTCCCCGAGGAGCAGAAGAAGGCGGCGGCTGACAGGAACCTGGACCAGCTGCTGGCACAC CTGGAAGAGCTCAGCAGTTCCAT ACAGAAGCTGCACCTGGCCGAGAGCTCGGACCCCGAGGACGCGGGGCCCTGA